From Bordetella flabilis, the proteins below share one genomic window:
- the prmA gene encoding 50S ribosomal protein L11 methyltransferase — protein sequence MRELVLHSSEAQAEALSDALLEAGVLSVSVEDADRDTAAEQPLFGEPGTEPSVQAWEHNRVVALLPDGADPAQIIEAVRAALDAGYAGALRDWTLRDVPDADWVRLTQSQFGPIHIGERIWIVPSWHRDDPGVPEFAEQDGAGQGVRIELDPGLAFGTGSHPTTHLCLAWLEAELPPGASVLDYGCGSGILAIAARKLGAGRTLAVDIDEQAVVATRDNARVNGVELQAMLPDALAAGHSDVVVANILSNPLKVLAPMLCGRVAPGGSLVLSGVLARQAEEVCAVYARWLPMSVWRERDGWVCLHGRKP from the coding sequence ATGCGTGAGCTCGTGCTCCATTCCTCGGAAGCGCAGGCCGAGGCCCTGTCCGACGCGCTGCTGGAGGCTGGCGTGCTGTCGGTATCCGTGGAGGACGCCGATCGCGATACCGCCGCCGAGCAGCCGCTGTTCGGGGAGCCCGGCACCGAGCCTTCCGTGCAGGCCTGGGAGCACAACCGCGTGGTGGCCTTGCTGCCCGACGGCGCCGATCCCGCCCAGATCATCGAGGCCGTCCGCGCCGCGCTGGATGCCGGCTACGCCGGCGCGTTGCGCGACTGGACCTTGCGCGACGTACCCGATGCCGACTGGGTCCGGCTGACGCAGTCGCAGTTCGGCCCTATCCATATCGGCGAACGCATCTGGATCGTGCCCAGTTGGCATCGCGACGATCCCGGTGTGCCGGAGTTCGCCGAGCAGGACGGCGCCGGGCAGGGCGTGCGCATCGAGCTGGACCCGGGGCTGGCCTTTGGTACGGGCAGCCATCCGACCACGCATCTTTGCCTGGCATGGCTGGAGGCGGAGCTGCCGCCGGGCGCCTCGGTGCTCGACTACGGCTGCGGGTCCGGCATTCTGGCCATCGCCGCCCGCAAGCTGGGTGCTGGCCGCACGTTGGCCGTGGATATCGATGAGCAGGCCGTGGTCGCCACGCGCGACAACGCGCGGGTCAACGGCGTCGAACTGCAGGCCATGCTGCCCGACGCCCTGGCGGCCGGGCATAGCGATGTCGTGGTCGCCAATATCCTGTCGAATCCCCTCAAGGTGCTGGCGCCCATGCTGTGCGGGCGTGTCGCGCCCGGCGGTTCGCTGGTGCTTTCCGGTGTCCTCGCCCGCCAGGCCGAGGAAGTCTGCGCGGTTTATGCGCGCTGGCTGCCCATGTCGGTCTGGCGCGAGCGCGACGGTTGGGTGTGCTTGCACGGGCGCAAGCCCTGA
- a CDS encoding DUF3426 domain-containing protein produces MTMTTRCPHCGTAFKVVADQLRVRNGLVRCGVCSRVFDGYAAVVDGSAPPALARPLAVRPDAPEYQGAASPVLSVQAPTPEPYTPPPSPQPHTPHASAQPPALASGPSPHAPRARDEAMSTPVSEPAYRQPAPAFPHRPAFQDPAAVVPSRPASPARDAGPSHRVQEPSWDTGPSRPAQQPPRDTVPSRPVQEPSWDTGASRPVQEPSWDTGASRPAQEPPWDTGASAPWERGASSQPVAAAPTIPPAVLRGREDHRRTGPGRTSAQQERHPDPWADDADGNDDESGFREPYAPYRQDDVGDAEQQARDMAPAASDRYRIYARREIIDDEPEYVPIPGEARTRYDDTVDTGMAPPVFMDEEVQRRRSIIARLWALGCLLGLIVLALQAVYVYRTSIAAAVPGLRPALEAVCRQVGCEVGYARRLERISFTASSLQPPSGAAGIDDGRMRLVLAVTMRNRYDKAQPWPALVLQLTDLSDTVVVRKVILPENYLPPGTQGPFPAGGEQSITVPLQVVGLHVNGYQLDKFFP; encoded by the coding sequence ATGACCATGACGACCCGCTGCCCGCATTGCGGCACCGCCTTCAAGGTGGTGGCCGACCAGTTGCGCGTGCGCAATGGCCTGGTGCGCTGCGGTGTCTGCTCGCGTGTGTTCGACGGCTACGCCGCGGTGGTCGACGGCAGCGCGCCTCCGGCCCTGGCGCGGCCGCTCGCCGTGCGTCCGGACGCGCCGGAGTACCAGGGCGCGGCCTCGCCGGTGCTGTCCGTCCAGGCGCCGACGCCGGAGCCCTATACGCCTCCCCCATCGCCGCAGCCGCATACGCCTCACGCTTCGGCGCAGCCGCCCGCCCTTGCGTCCGGGCCGTCGCCACATGCGCCACGTGCGCGGGATGAGGCCATGTCCACGCCCGTGAGCGAGCCGGCATACCGGCAGCCGGCGCCGGCATTCCCGCACCGCCCGGCCTTCCAGGATCCGGCGGCGGTCGTGCCGTCGCGGCCAGCGTCGCCTGCGCGGGATGCCGGCCCTTCGCATCGGGTACAGGAACCGTCGTGGGACACCGGTCCGTCGCGTCCGGCGCAGCAGCCGCCGCGGGACACCGTCCCGTCGCGCCCGGTGCAGGAACCATCGTGGGACACTGGGGCATCGCGCCCGGTGCAGGAACCATCGTGGGACACTGGGGCATCGCGCCCGGCGCAGGAACCGCCGTGGGACACCGGCGCATCGGCGCCGTGGGAACGCGGGGCATCATCGCAGCCTGTTGCGGCAGCGCCGACCATTCCTCCGGCGGTCCTGCGCGGGCGGGAGGATCACCGCCGTACTGGTCCCGGACGAACGAGCGCACAGCAGGAGCGTCATCCCGATCCCTGGGCAGACGATGCCGACGGGAATGACGACGAATCCGGCTTTCGCGAGCCCTACGCGCCCTACCGGCAGGACGATGTGGGAGACGCCGAGCAACAGGCCCGCGACATGGCGCCAGCGGCGAGCGACCGGTACCGCATCTATGCGCGCCGCGAAATCATCGACGACGAGCCCGAATACGTGCCCATCCCGGGCGAGGCCCGTACGCGCTACGACGACACCGTGGACACCGGCATGGCCCCCCCGGTTTTCATGGACGAAGAGGTGCAGCGGCGCCGCAGCATCATCGCCCGGCTGTGGGCGCTGGGCTGCCTGCTGGGGCTTATCGTGCTGGCGCTGCAAGCCGTCTATGTCTATCGCACCTCCATCGCCGCGGCGGTGCCGGGCCTGCGTCCCGCGCTGGAGGCAGTGTGCCGCCAAGTGGGCTGCGAAGTCGGATATGCGCGTCGCCTGGAACGCATTTCGTTCACCGCCTCGTCGCTGCAGCCCCCCAGCGGCGCTGCGGGAATCGATGACGGTCGCATGCGGCTCGTGCTGGCGGTCACGATGCGCAATCGCTATGACAAAGCGCAGCCCTGGCCCGCGCTCGTCCTGCAGTTGACCGATCTTTCCGATACGGTGGTCGTACGCAAGGTGATCCTGCCCGAAAACTACCTGCCGCCCGGCACGCAGGGGCCTTTCCCCGCCGGCGGCGAACAAAGCATCACCGTGCCCTTGCAGGTCGTCGGCCTGCATGTGAACGGCTATCAGCTCGACAAGTTTTTTCCCTGA
- a CDS encoding RNB domain-containing ribonuclease yields MHVFYEDDGQFKAGHILSESDASLQVESESGKRSKIKRANAIFTFAAPEPTELLRQAEAAAADIDLQFLWECAPQDEFDTPTLAADYYGHAPSPAEQAALLMRLHGAPAYFHRRGKGRYRPAPPDILAAALAAIEKKQKQAEQQQRWVDDMVAGHLPPEIAAAAESLLVRPDKNSMPWKALESACSRLQKSPDRLLLDLGAWPHALALHKRRFLAQYFPRGTAFPDAAVPAVERDLPLAEAEIYSVDDVTTTEIDDALSVTVLPDGNVRAGIHVAAPGLAVTRGSELDALARARLSTVYMPGDKIPMQPDSVIQAFSLDAGREVPALSLYVTANPDTGEILESESRLERIVVRENLRHNVLDQAINEAALDDPAAPLPYGDWLRPLWRLAQALCARRDEVRGKPENNTRVEYSFYLDGNPDDPDTPVRLVPRQRNAPLDRMVAEYMILANHLWGGLLARHNVPGIYRSQQAGRVRMSTQALPHEAIGVPQYAWSTSPLRRYVDLVNQWQLIAAVDNGVSARLTAPFKPRDADLFAIIGAFEAQYTAWAEFQNTMERYWCLRWLAQQGIKRTTASVLRDDLVRLGNAPLVTRVGGLPALPRGTQVEIDLLDADELTLEIACRYVSTLTAEADDPAGATAG; encoded by the coding sequence ATGCACGTGTTTTACGAAGACGACGGCCAGTTCAAGGCCGGCCATATCCTTTCGGAATCGGACGCCAGCCTTCAGGTGGAGTCGGAATCCGGCAAGCGCAGCAAGATCAAGCGCGCCAACGCGATATTCACCTTCGCGGCGCCGGAACCGACCGAGCTGCTGCGCCAGGCCGAAGCGGCCGCGGCCGATATCGACCTGCAATTCCTGTGGGAATGCGCGCCGCAGGATGAGTTCGATACGCCCACGCTGGCCGCCGATTACTACGGGCACGCGCCATCGCCGGCCGAACAGGCCGCGCTGCTGATGCGCCTGCACGGCGCGCCGGCCTATTTCCACCGGCGCGGCAAGGGGCGCTATCGCCCTGCCCCGCCCGACATACTGGCCGCGGCGCTGGCCGCCATCGAGAAGAAGCAGAAACAGGCCGAACAGCAGCAGCGGTGGGTCGACGACATGGTGGCCGGCCACCTGCCCCCGGAAATCGCCGCGGCCGCGGAATCACTGCTGGTGCGGCCGGACAAGAACAGCATGCCGTGGAAGGCGCTGGAATCGGCCTGCTCGCGCCTGCAGAAAAGCCCGGACCGGCTGTTGCTGGACCTGGGGGCCTGGCCTCATGCGCTGGCCCTGCACAAGCGCCGCTTCCTGGCCCAGTACTTTCCGCGCGGCACCGCCTTTCCGGATGCCGCGGTGCCGGCCGTGGAGCGTGACCTGCCGCTGGCCGAGGCGGAAATCTATTCGGTCGACGACGTCACCACCACCGAAATCGACGACGCCCTGTCCGTGACCGTGCTGCCGGACGGCAATGTCCGCGCAGGCATCCACGTCGCCGCCCCGGGGCTGGCGGTCACGCGCGGCAGCGAGCTGGACGCCCTGGCGCGCGCGCGCCTGTCCACCGTCTACATGCCCGGCGACAAGATTCCCATGCAACCGGACAGCGTGATCCAGGCCTTTTCGCTGGACGCCGGACGCGAAGTGCCCGCCTTGTCGCTGTACGTGACGGCCAATCCCGACACCGGGGAAATCCTGGAATCCGAGAGCCGTCTCGAACGCATCGTCGTGCGCGAGAACCTGCGCCATAACGTTCTCGACCAGGCGATCAACGAGGCCGCGCTGGACGACCCTGCCGCACCCCTGCCCTATGGCGACTGGCTGCGCCCGCTATGGCGGCTGGCGCAGGCACTGTGCGCGCGGCGCGATGAAGTCCGCGGCAAGCCCGAAAACAATACGCGCGTCGAATACAGCTTCTACCTGGACGGCAACCCGGACGACCCCGACACGCCGGTGCGCCTGGTGCCGCGCCAGCGCAATGCGCCGCTGGACCGCATGGTGGCCGAATACATGATCCTGGCGAACCACCTGTGGGGTGGCCTGCTGGCGCGCCACAACGTCCCGGGAATCTACCGGTCGCAACAGGCCGGCCGCGTACGCATGAGCACGCAGGCCTTGCCGCACGAAGCCATCGGCGTGCCCCAGTACGCCTGGAGCACCTCGCCGCTGCGCCGCTACGTCGACCTGGTGAACCAATGGCAGTTGATCGCCGCCGTGGACAACGGCGTGTCGGCGCGCCTGACGGCACCCTTCAAGCCGCGCGACGCCGACCTGTTCGCCATCATCGGCGCGTTCGAGGCGCAGTACACGGCCTGGGCGGAGTTCCAGAACACCATGGAGCGGTACTGGTGCCTGCGCTGGCTGGCGCAGCAAGGCATCAAACGGACCACCGCCAGCGTGCTGCGCGACGACCTCGTGCGGCTGGGCAATGCGCCGCTGGTCACCCGCGTCGGCGGCCTGCCGGCGTTGCCGCGCGGCACCCAGGTGGAAATCGACCTGCTCGACGCCGATGAATTAACGCTGGAAATCGCCTGCCGCTATGTGTCCACGCTGACCGCGGAGGCCGACGATCCCGCGGGCGCGACGGCCGGATAG
- the accB gene encoding acetyl-CoA carboxylase biotin carboxyl carrier protein codes for MDLRKLKTLIDLVAESGIAELEITEGEGKVRIVKFSQTVQPVAYQLPEAAAPAAHASAAPAPAAAPVPAAPAPIQGHVVKAPMVGTFYRAPNPGAAPFVDVGATVKEGDPLCIIEAMKLLNEIEADKAGVIKEILVENGEPVEYGQPLFVIG; via the coding sequence ATGGACCTCAGAAAACTCAAGACCCTGATCGATCTGGTGGCAGAGTCCGGCATCGCCGAACTCGAAATCACCGAGGGCGAGGGCAAGGTGCGCATCGTCAAGTTCTCGCAGACGGTGCAGCCGGTGGCCTACCAGTTGCCTGAAGCCGCGGCCCCTGCTGCTCACGCGTCGGCGGCTCCTGCCCCGGCCGCGGCGCCCGTTCCCGCCGCTCCCGCCCCGATCCAGGGCCACGTGGTCAAGGCGCCCATGGTGGGCACGTTCTATCGCGCGCCCAATCCGGGCGCGGCGCCTTTCGTTGACGTGGGTGCCACCGTCAAGGAAGGCGACCCGCTGTGCATTATCGAAGCCATGAAGCTCCTTAATGAGATCGAGGCCGACAAGGCTGGCGTCATCAAGGAAATCCTGGTCGAAAACGGCGAGCCCGTCGAATACGGCCAACCCCTGTTCGTCATTGGCTGA
- a CDS encoding YqiA/YcfP family alpha/beta fold hydrolase yields the protein MILYLHGFRSSPASFKARMLAAEMARRGLEADWRCPQLPASPREAAELAMSLAQEQLAELARRGQGSPRALTIIGSSLGGYYATWLAERVDCKAVLLNPAVHAPRDLATQVGHQSMYHSGAPFEFRPEYVDELAAMQLERPTHPERYFLVAATGDEVLDWREMRDWYAGCAQRIVEGSDHGLSDFAVWMPEVLAFALDKPSAHQ from the coding sequence ATGATCCTGTACCTGCATGGTTTCCGGTCCTCGCCCGCGTCCTTCAAGGCAAGGATGCTGGCCGCCGAAATGGCACGCCGCGGCCTGGAGGCCGACTGGCGCTGCCCCCAGTTGCCGGCCAGCCCGCGCGAAGCCGCCGAACTGGCGATGTCCCTGGCGCAGGAACAGTTGGCCGAACTGGCCCGCCGCGGCCAGGGGTCGCCGCGCGCCCTGACGATTATCGGCTCGTCGCTCGGCGGCTATTACGCCACCTGGCTGGCGGAACGAGTGGACTGCAAGGCGGTACTGCTGAATCCGGCGGTGCACGCCCCGCGCGATCTCGCCACGCAGGTCGGCCACCAGAGTATGTATCATTCGGGCGCGCCATTCGAGTTCCGCCCCGAATACGTCGACGAATTGGCGGCCATGCAGCTGGAGCGGCCGACGCACCCGGAGCGCTACTTCCTGGTGGCGGCCACGGGCGACGAGGTCCTGGACTGGCGGGAAATGCGCGATTGGTACGCGGGCTGCGCGCAACGCATCGTGGAAGGAAGCGACCACGGCTTGTCCGACTTTGCGGTATGGATGCCGGAGGTCCTGGCGTTCGCGCTGGACAAGCCTTCCGCACACCAATAA
- a CDS encoding TlpA family protein disulfide reductase, with product MNRRTLLRSLCTLGGAAAAGAALASKAAGTPSPDPAAALLAQAYPDLEGRSQALSQWKGRPMLVNFWATWCAPCVKEMPELDALSRRYPRVQFVGLAIDTSPNVVKFVAKVPVSYPLLTAGMASIGLMRSLGNGPGGLPFTVVLAADGSIRKQILGPVDPSELDSVLAQLSG from the coding sequence ATGAACCGACGCACCTTACTCCGATCCCTCTGTACGCTGGGCGGCGCCGCGGCCGCCGGCGCCGCCTTGGCGAGCAAGGCGGCGGGAACGCCTTCCCCGGACCCGGCGGCTGCCTTGCTGGCGCAGGCGTATCCCGACCTGGAAGGCCGTTCGCAGGCCCTGTCCCAGTGGAAGGGCCGCCCCATGCTGGTGAACTTCTGGGCCACTTGGTGCGCGCCCTGCGTCAAGGAGATGCCGGAGCTCGATGCGCTGAGCCGGCGTTACCCGCGCGTGCAATTCGTGGGGCTCGCCATAGATACCAGTCCTAACGTCGTTAAATTTGTCGCCAAAGTTCCGGTTTCCTACCCTCTGTTGACGGCCGGAATGGCCAGCATCGGGCTCATGCGAAGCCTCGGCAATGGTCCCGGAGGGCTGCCGTTTACGGTAGTGTTGGCCGCAGATGGCAGCATTAGGAAGCAGATTCTGGGACCGGTCGATCCGTCCGAGCTTGATTCCGTGCTCGCACAGCTGTCTGGCTAA
- a CDS encoding response regulator transcription factor produces the protein MRILLVEDNPDLGDAIESKLRGSGHSVEWVRDGETALRWSQHETWDALVLDIMLPGKNGFEVIRALRASGMEAPVLVVTARAEIEDKIDMLDLGADDYLVKPFDLRELEARLRALLRRPAGRTTSIAVHGNLTLDVAGRTANIAGVPVTLGRREFRLLEILVDRMGSTVSKERLMSQLFDLDDVLPNALELLVSRLRRKLAGATIDIVTVRGVGYQARLHEPS, from the coding sequence ATGCGGATACTGCTCGTCGAGGACAATCCCGATCTGGGCGACGCCATCGAAAGCAAGTTGCGCGGCTCGGGCCACAGCGTGGAATGGGTGCGCGATGGCGAAACGGCGCTGCGCTGGAGCCAGCACGAGACCTGGGACGCGCTGGTGCTGGACATCATGTTGCCCGGCAAGAACGGCTTCGAAGTCATCCGCGCCTTGCGTGCGTCCGGGATGGAAGCCCCGGTGCTGGTGGTGACGGCGCGCGCGGAGATCGAGGACAAGATCGACATGCTCGATCTGGGCGCGGACGATTATCTGGTCAAGCCATTCGACCTGCGCGAACTGGAAGCGCGCCTGCGCGCCCTGCTGCGCCGGCCCGCGGGACGGACCACCAGCATTGCCGTGCACGGCAACCTGACGCTGGACGTGGCGGGACGCACGGCCAATATCGCCGGCGTGCCCGTCACGCTGGGCCGGCGCGAGTTCCGCCTGCTGGAGATCCTGGTGGACCGCATGGGCAGCACGGTAAGCAAGGAGAGGCTGATGAGCCAGTTGTTCGACCTGGACGACGTACTGCCCAATGCCCTGGAACTGCTGGTCTCGCGCCTGCGGCGCAAGCTGGCGGGCGCGACCATCGATATCGTCACGGTACGCGGCGTGGGCTACCAGGCCCGCCTGCACGAGCCATCCTGA
- the mpl gene encoding UDP-N-acetylmuramate:L-alanyl-gamma-D-glutamyl-meso-diaminopimelate ligase yields the protein MHLHILGIGGTFMGGLALIARAAGHRVTGCDAGVYPPMSTQLAEQGIDLVEGYGAEQLSLRPDLFVIGNVVSRGNPLMEAILEAGAPYVSGPQWLGDHILVGRHVLAVAGTHGKTTTSAMLAWILEHTGRRPNFLVGGVAQDLKVSARFDPAQPLFVIEADEYDTAFFDKRSKFVHYRPRTAILNNLEYDHADIFPDLAAIETQFHHLVRTIPGTGRIVLPTRSEALERVLARGCWSGTTRFGNDGDWLAEAVQPDGSFTVRHAGKPAGTVRWALLGEHNILNGLAAIAAADHVGVEPAAAVEALSAFGGVKRRMELRGTVRGVAVYDDFAHHPTAIATTLDGLRRRVGDARILAVLEPRSNTMKLGTMAERLPPALASADRVFCFGTHTGKHALGWDPARVLAPLGDRASSYGDLDAMVQAIARTATAGDHVVVMSNGGFGGIHGKLLDALAAPGPAREPS from the coding sequence ATGCACCTGCACATACTTGGCATCGGAGGCACCTTCATGGGTGGCCTGGCCCTGATCGCCCGGGCCGCCGGCCATCGGGTGACGGGCTGCGATGCCGGCGTCTATCCGCCCATGAGCACCCAATTGGCCGAGCAAGGGATCGACCTGGTCGAAGGCTATGGCGCCGAGCAGTTATCCCTGCGTCCCGACCTGTTCGTGATCGGCAATGTGGTCAGCCGCGGAAATCCCTTGATGGAAGCGATCCTGGAAGCCGGCGCGCCGTATGTTTCGGGGCCGCAGTGGCTGGGCGACCACATCCTGGTCGGCCGCCACGTGCTGGCGGTGGCCGGCACGCACGGCAAGACCACCACCAGCGCGATGCTGGCCTGGATACTGGAACACACCGGCCGGCGGCCCAATTTCCTGGTGGGCGGCGTGGCCCAGGACCTGAAGGTGTCGGCACGTTTCGATCCGGCGCAGCCGCTGTTCGTGATCGAGGCCGACGAGTACGACACAGCCTTCTTCGACAAGCGGTCGAAGTTTGTCCATTACCGGCCCCGCACCGCGATCCTGAACAACCTGGAATACGACCACGCGGATATCTTCCCCGATCTCGCGGCGATCGAAACGCAATTCCATCACCTGGTACGCACCATTCCCGGCACCGGCCGCATCGTGCTGCCGACCCGATCGGAAGCACTGGAGCGCGTGCTCGCGCGCGGATGCTGGTCGGGCACGACCCGTTTCGGCAACGATGGCGACTGGCTGGCGGAGGCGGTGCAGCCCGACGGGAGCTTCACGGTGCGCCACGCGGGCAAGCCGGCCGGTACGGTGCGCTGGGCGCTGCTGGGCGAGCACAACATACTCAACGGCCTGGCCGCCATCGCCGCCGCCGACCACGTCGGTGTCGAACCGGCGGCGGCGGTAGAGGCGCTGTCCGCCTTCGGTGGCGTCAAGCGGCGCATGGAATTGCGCGGCACCGTGCGCGGCGTGGCCGTCTACGACGATTTCGCCCACCATCCCACGGCCATCGCCACCACCCTGGACGGACTGCGCCGGCGCGTCGGCGACGCACGCATATTGGCCGTACTGGAACCCCGGTCCAACACTATGAAGCTGGGCACCATGGCCGAACGCCTGCCCCCGGCGCTGGCGTCGGCAGACCGCGTGTTCTGCTTCGGTACCCATACCGGCAAGCACGCGCTGGGCTGGGATCCCGCCCGCGTCCTGGCGCCCCTGGGCGACCGGGCGTCCAGCTACGGCGACCTGGACGCCATGGTGCAGGCCATCGCCCGCACCGCCACGGCGGGCGACCACGTCGTGGTGATGAGCAACGGCGGTTTCGGCGGTATCCACGGCAAGCTGCTGGATGCGTTGGCCGCGCCCGGGCCGGCGCGGGAGCCCTCATGA
- the aroQ gene encoding type II 3-dehydroquinate dehydratase, with the protein MAQRILVLHGPNLNLLGTREPGIYGSLTLAQINDGLVALAADLGVTLSAWQGNHEGALVDRIQAAREDGTDFIVINAAAYTHTSVAVRDALAAVSIPFIEVHLSNLYKREPFRHHSYLSDLAVGLISGLGPDGYEAAVRYAVRH; encoded by the coding sequence ATGGCGCAACGCATACTGGTCCTGCACGGCCCGAACCTGAATCTGCTGGGTACCCGCGAACCGGGCATCTACGGCAGTCTCACGCTGGCGCAGATCAATGACGGCCTGGTGGCGCTGGCGGCCGACCTGGGCGTCACGCTGAGCGCTTGGCAAGGCAACCATGAGGGCGCGCTGGTGGATCGTATCCAGGCGGCCCGCGAGGACGGTACCGACTTCATCGTCATCAACGCGGCGGCCTATACGCATACCAGCGTCGCGGTGCGCGACGCGCTGGCGGCCGTGTCCATACCGTTTATTGAAGTACATTTGTCCAACCTGTATAAGCGCGAACCCTTCAGGCATCATTCCTACCTTTCCGATCTGGCGGTAGGACTCATTTCCGGCCTAGGGCCGGACGGCTACGAGGCGGCGGTTCGCTACGCCGTCCGGCACTAA
- the accC gene encoding acetyl-CoA carboxylase biotin carboxylase subunit: MFEKILIANRGEIALRIQRACRELGIKTVVVHSEADRDAKYVRLADESVCIGPPPSRESYLNMPAIISAAEVTDAEAIHPGYGFLSENADFADRVEKSGFVFIGPRPDSIRLMGDKVSAKRAMIEAGVPVVPGSEGALPDNPQEILRIAREVGYPVIIKAAGGGGGRGMRVVYTEAALINAVNMTRSEAGAAFNNPEVYMEKFLENPRHIEIQVLADGGRNAIWLGERDCSMQRRHQKVIEEAPAPGIARRLIERIGDRCADACRKIAYRGAGTFEFLYENGEFYFIEMNTRIQVEHPVTELITGIDLVQQQIRIAAGEKFMLRQRDVVLKGHALECRINAEDPFRFVPSPGRITNWHTPGGPGVRIDSHVFNGYFVPPNYDSMIAKVITYGDTREQSLARMRIALSEMVVEGISTNIPLHRELLQDARFIEGGTSIHYLEQKLAQRP; encoded by the coding sequence ATGTTCGAAAAAATCCTGATCGCCAATCGCGGCGAGATCGCCTTGCGCATACAGCGGGCATGCCGCGAGCTGGGCATCAAAACCGTCGTTGTGCATTCCGAGGCTGACCGCGACGCCAAATATGTACGGTTGGCCGACGAGTCCGTGTGTATCGGCCCGCCGCCGTCGCGCGAAAGCTATCTGAATATGCCGGCCATTATTTCGGCCGCAGAAGTCACCGACGCCGAGGCCATACACCCCGGCTACGGCTTCCTCTCCGAAAACGCCGACTTCGCGGATCGCGTCGAGAAAAGCGGTTTCGTCTTCATCGGTCCGCGTCCCGATTCCATCCGGCTGATGGGCGACAAGGTCAGCGCCAAGCGCGCCATGATCGAGGCCGGCGTTCCGGTGGTGCCGGGCTCCGAAGGCGCGTTGCCGGACAATCCGCAGGAAATCCTGCGCATCGCGCGCGAAGTGGGTTACCCGGTCATTATCAAGGCGGCCGGCGGCGGTGGCGGCCGGGGCATGCGGGTTGTCTATACGGAAGCCGCGCTCATCAACGCGGTCAACATGACGCGGTCGGAAGCGGGCGCCGCCTTCAACAACCCGGAAGTCTATATGGAGAAGTTCCTCGAGAACCCGCGCCATATCGAGATCCAGGTCCTGGCCGACGGCGGCCGCAACGCCATCTGGCTGGGCGAGCGCGATTGCTCCATGCAGCGGCGCCACCAGAAGGTCATCGAAGAGGCTCCCGCGCCCGGCATCGCGCGACGATTGATCGAACGCATCGGCGACCGCTGCGCGGACGCGTGCCGCAAGATCGCCTATCGGGGAGCCGGCACGTTCGAGTTCCTGTACGAGAACGGCGAGTTCTACTTCATTGAAATGAACACCCGTATCCAGGTCGAACATCCGGTGACGGAGCTGATTACCGGCATCGACCTCGTGCAGCAGCAGATCCGTATTGCCGCGGGCGAGAAATTCATGCTGCGCCAGCGCGACGTGGTGCTGAAAGGCCACGCGCTGGAATGCCGCATCAATGCCGAGGATCCGTTCCGCTTCGTGCCCAGTCCGGGTCGGATCACCAATTGGCATACGCCTGGCGGCCCTGGCGTACGTATCGATTCGCACGTTTTCAACGGGTATTTCGTCCCGCCCAACTACGATTCGATGATCGCCAAGGTGATCACCTACGGCGACACGCGGGAACAGTCGCTGGCGCGCATGCGGATCGCGCTGTCGGAAATGGTGGTTGAAGGCATTTCCACCAACATTCCCCTGCACCGGGAATTGTTGCAGGATGCGCGCTTCATCGAAGGCGGCACCAGCATCCATTATCTGGAGCAGAAGCTGGCACAGCGCCCCTGA